One Psychrobacillus glaciei genomic region harbors:
- the yunB gene encoding sporulation protein YunB, whose product MAIFLTFFILSIAGVLYWVNGRLTPTFLQYAEIQTTKIASMVISKAVNENSKIVLDVNDIMDEVPSGSKNMQTMKFNTDVITKKLSETNSLVQYHLEQAEKGNLSSLPYLDDIEYDEHAMEDKGGVVFYVPLAEATNIPLIGNLGPKIPIRFHVIGNVQSTVESSITEFGINSALVEINIRIKVNVQIIVPLASKMSEVEQTIPVAMGLVQGQVPNFYTKGEGIRPSVEIPNTTPNN is encoded by the coding sequence TTGGCCATTTTTTTGACTTTTTTTATACTTTCCATTGCGGGTGTATTATATTGGGTCAATGGTAGATTAACTCCTACTTTCCTTCAATACGCGGAAATTCAAACAACTAAAATAGCTTCAATGGTCATTAGCAAAGCGGTTAATGAGAACTCAAAAATTGTATTAGATGTAAATGATATTATGGATGAGGTTCCGTCTGGTAGCAAAAATATGCAGACTATGAAGTTTAATACAGATGTCATTACTAAAAAACTATCCGAAACGAATAGCTTGGTGCAATATCATTTAGAACAAGCAGAAAAAGGAAACTTATCTAGTTTGCCTTACCTAGATGATATTGAATATGATGAGCATGCAATGGAAGATAAAGGTGGAGTGGTGTTTTATGTTCCATTGGCGGAAGCAACTAATATTCCGCTTATTGGTAACTTAGGTCCGAAAATTCCCATAAGATTTCATGTAATAGGAAATGTACAATCTACGGTAGAATCGAGCATTACTGAGTTTGGGATTAACAGTGCCTTAGTTGAAATAAACATTCGAATAAAAGTAAATGTCCAAATTATAGTCCCACTCGCAAGTAAAATGAGTGAAGTTGAGCAAACAATTCCAGTGGCAATGGGATTAGTCCAAGGGCAGGTTCCAAATTTTTATACGAAAGGAGAGGGGATCCGTCCTTCAGTGGAAATA